One Phenylobacterium hankyongense DNA segment encodes these proteins:
- a CDS encoding AI-2E family transporter, with protein sequence MPVAESSVSRNALVILAVIASGATLYWMSGILTPLALAMFLAVMIDGFARVLQHRLPGISRRAALPLAIVLSLAIFGGSAFFVAENATSFATQLVTYTPKLNGLIARIAALVGVEAPPNISQLFHQLDPTKYLGQVARGLQNFASTAAFVLVYAAFIIASRHGFERKIVGLFATREERQEALAAFLRIRDGVEQYLWVQTVTGAMIAVASWLAMVAVGLNDAAFWAFLIFIASYIPVVGGVVAVAAPPLFALVQFDSYGQAIVLFAVLNVITGVVGNIIYPRMQGRSLNIDPVVVLLALAFWGAIWGLAGAFLSTPLTVMMMVILAQFDGTRWIAVLLSADGDPQQLKTKRLDQAPDEPDPAPAGRRHRKT encoded by the coding sequence ATGCCCGTCGCCGAGTCGTCCGTGTCGCGTAACGCCCTGGTGATCCTGGCGGTGATCGCGTCCGGCGCGACCCTCTACTGGATGTCGGGCATCCTGACGCCGCTGGCGCTGGCCATGTTCCTGGCGGTGATGATCGACGGCTTCGCCCGGGTGCTGCAGCACCGGCTGCCGGGGATCTCCCGCCGCGCCGCCCTGCCGCTGGCCATCGTCCTGTCGCTGGCGATCTTCGGCGGCAGCGCCTTCTTCGTCGCCGAGAACGCCACCAGCTTCGCCACGCAGCTGGTCACCTACACCCCCAAGCTCAACGGCCTGATCGCCCGCATCGCCGCCCTGGTGGGGGTGGAGGCGCCGCCGAACATCAGCCAGCTTTTCCACCAGCTCGACCCGACCAAATACCTGGGCCAGGTGGCCAGGGGGCTGCAGAACTTCGCCTCCACCGCCGCCTTCGTCCTGGTCTACGCCGCCTTCATCATCGCCTCGCGGCACGGCTTCGAGCGCAAGATCGTCGGCCTGTTCGCGACGCGGGAGGAGCGGCAGGAAGCGCTCGCCGCCTTCCTGCGCATCCGCGACGGGGTGGAGCAGTACCTCTGGGTGCAGACCGTGACCGGCGCGATGATCGCCGTGGCCTCCTGGCTGGCCATGGTCGCCGTGGGCCTCAACGACGCCGCCTTCTGGGCCTTCCTGATCTTCATCGCCTCCTACATCCCGGTGGTCGGCGGCGTGGTCGCCGTCGCCGCCCCGCCGCTGTTCGCGCTCGTGCAGTTCGACAGCTACGGGCAGGCGATCGTGCTGTTCGCGGTGCTGAACGTGATCACCGGCGTGGTCGGCAACATCATCTATCCGCGCATGCAGGGCCGCAGCCTGAACATCGATCCGGTGGTGGTGCTGCTGGCGCTGGCCTTCTGGGGCGCGATCTGGGGCCTCGCGGGGGCCTTCCTTTCGACCCCGCTCACGGTGATGATGATGGTCATCCTGGCCCAGTTCGACGGCACCCGATGGATCGCCGTCCTGCTGTCGGCCGACGGCGATCCGCAGCAGCTGAAGACCAAACGCCTCGACCAGGCGCCGGACGAGCCGGACCCCGCCCCCGCTGGACGGCGGCACAGAAAAACCTAA